A genomic window from Haladaptatus caseinilyticus includes:
- a CDS encoding dihydrodipicolinate synthase family protein — translation MSHAPKPGSDDPLSLHGVVPPTITAFHDDETVDYESTAAHAEFVVEGGAHGVFPLGTNGEFPLLTGEERRGIVEAVVDAVDEVPVIAGVGAPSTHETVAHAEHAEAVGADGLVVVTPYYFPLDHDAAVSHYRRVCEAVDVPVYVYHIPSKTGNSLSLDTLSDLAEIPNLAGLKDSSKNVPWLGQAIDAHPELTFLAGSDSLLFPGLEIGCSGMVSAVANAFPELVVELYDAYDSGDEDRARELQSRVYDVRDALKGGSYMAGVKTALDVRDLDFSPGPLRSPLRKMNDSDRAELESDLRALGLL, via the coding sequence ATGTCGCACGCACCGAAACCGGGGTCGGACGATCCGCTTTCCCTACACGGCGTCGTTCCACCCACGATTACGGCGTTTCACGACGACGAGACGGTCGATTACGAATCGACGGCTGCCCACGCCGAGTTCGTCGTTGAAGGGGGCGCACACGGCGTCTTCCCGCTCGGAACGAACGGCGAGTTTCCACTGCTGACGGGCGAAGAGCGTCGCGGCATCGTCGAGGCGGTCGTCGATGCCGTGGACGAGGTTCCCGTTATCGCTGGTGTCGGCGCTCCAAGCACGCACGAGACTGTAGCGCACGCGGAACACGCCGAGGCCGTCGGCGCGGACGGCCTCGTCGTCGTCACACCGTACTACTTCCCGCTCGACCACGACGCCGCAGTTTCGCACTATCGACGCGTCTGTGAGGCGGTAGATGTCCCGGTGTACGTCTATCACATTCCAAGCAAAACCGGCAACTCGTTGTCGCTCGACACGCTCTCCGATCTCGCCGAGATTCCGAACCTTGCAGGTCTCAAGGATTCGAGCAAGAACGTACCGTGGCTGGGACAGGCCATCGACGCACATCCGGAACTCACCTTCCTCGCAGGTTCCGATTCCCTGCTCTTCCCGGGGCTCGAAATCGGTTGTTCGGGGATGGTCAGTGCGGTCGCCAACGCCTTCCCCGAACTGGTCGTCGAACTCTACGACGCCTACGATTCGGGTGACGAGGACCGCGCACGCGAACTCCAAAGTCGGGTCTACGACGTTCGGGACGCGCTGAAAGGGGGGTCGTACATGGCCGGTGTGAAGACCGCCCTCGACGTTCGGGACCTCGACTTCTCGCCCGGACCGCTCCGTAGTCCGCTCCGGAAGATGAACGACTCGGACCGGGCGGAACTCGAGTCCGACCTTCGCGCGCTGGGTTTACTCTGA
- a CDS encoding MoaD/ThiS family protein: MNVTVKLTGPMVARTGTRDARVAVPEEATVEDVVSRLGEQYGQQVSAGIVDGLGLRSDTRVLRESDHEPLSAHSPVESGDTVCVQLNA, encoded by the coding sequence ATGAACGTCACAGTTAAGCTTACCGGCCCGATGGTCGCGCGAACTGGAACCCGCGACGCCCGCGTCGCGGTGCCGGAAGAAGCAACCGTCGAGGACGTAGTCAGTCGCCTCGGCGAGCAGTACGGCCAACAGGTCAGTGCCGGTATCGTGGACGGACTCGGCCTCCGCTCGGACACGCGCGTCCTCCGTGAATCCGACCACGAACCCCTCTCGGCACACAGTCCCGTCGAATCGGGCGACACGGTGTGCGTTCAATTGAACGCCTGA
- a CDS encoding YHS domain-containing protein: MNECPVCGTALYENRETKFVTRHIGEEYHFCSADHREQFEEAPGEYV, from the coding sequence ATGAACGAATGTCCAGTCTGCGGAACGGCGCTGTACGAGAACCGGGAGACCAAGTTCGTTACGCGTCACATCGGCGAGGAGTATCACTTCTGCTCCGCCGACCACCGCGAGCAGTTCGAAGAAGCGCCGGGCGAGTACGTCTAA
- a CDS encoding HAD family hydrolase has protein sequence MERYDALYRLYDEFDAKTLRAYQDFVDLFPPVDSRVALEHWQSASEELDERKDEIRGAFDAGETYATIAAHATRDQSFTALDLYSKYGRAVNALVLDVDETLRSAGGTDNEIPRETLHLLTEFHEKGMPIVVCTGQTLENVKGFAIQGLGNEIVHSGNLSIVYEAGTGVFTPGHGAETKRLLYEELDDEIRDTFDTVRSQVLSSAPDELRRCTHLQGNEFNITMKPNFETGSSRAVEIIDDALVYLLDLLGKTVVEAEDGSDWARAYYADSDPEIRGVLEEQGGTPESDVAGIPEDVQDTFERIDVAYYEGDAAEIGSRELNKVVGVKGALDVLGVDDPFTLVMGDSKSDLRVMQWVDETDSGIAAAPEHSSRDVLDHVVKTDELIYDQGKAGDILRTVYALNRLARLG, from the coding sequence ATGGAACGCTACGACGCCCTCTATCGCCTCTACGACGAGTTCGACGCGAAAACTCTCAGAGCGTACCAAGATTTCGTGGACCTCTTTCCGCCGGTCGATTCCCGAGTCGCACTCGAACACTGGCAGTCCGCGAGCGAGGAGTTGGACGAGCGAAAGGACGAGATTCGCGGGGCGTTCGATGCGGGTGAAACCTACGCCACCATCGCCGCACACGCCACGCGCGACCAGTCGTTTACCGCGCTCGACCTCTACTCGAAATACGGACGCGCCGTGAACGCACTGGTACTGGACGTGGACGAAACCCTGCGCTCCGCCGGGGGAACGGACAATGAGATTCCACGGGAGACGCTCCACCTGCTGACGGAATTCCACGAAAAAGGGATGCCCATCGTCGTCTGTACCGGCCAAACGCTGGAAAACGTGAAGGGATTCGCCATTCAGGGCCTTGGAAATGAAATCGTCCATTCGGGCAATTTGAGTATCGTCTACGAGGCCGGAACCGGCGTATTCACACCGGGACACGGGGCGGAGACGAAACGCCTGCTGTACGAGGAGTTGGACGACGAGATTCGGGACACCTTCGATACGGTTCGCTCGCAAGTGCTCTCGTCGGCACCCGACGAACTCCGGCGGTGTACCCACCTGCAAGGAAACGAGTTCAACATCACGATGAAACCGAACTTCGAGACGGGCAGTTCGCGGGCGGTCGAAATCATCGACGACGCGTTAGTCTACCTGCTGGATTTGCTCGGTAAGACGGTAGTCGAAGCGGAGGACGGAAGCGATTGGGCGCGGGCGTACTACGCCGACAGCGACCCGGAAATCCGCGGCGTGCTCGAAGAGCAGGGCGGAACACCCGAAAGCGACGTAGCGGGGATTCCGGAGGACGTGCAGGACACCTTCGAACGAATCGACGTGGCCTACTACGAGGGTGATGCCGCCGAAATCGGGAGCCGGGAGTTGAACAAAGTAGTCGGCGTGAAGGGTGCGCTGGACGTGCTCGGCGTGGACGACCCCTTTACGCTCGTGATGGGCGACAGCAAGAGCGACCTCCGGGTGATGCAATGGGTAGACGAAACCGACTCGGGGATCGCCGCCGCGCCGGAACACTCCTCCCGCGACGTGTTGGACCACGTCGTCAAAACGGACGAGCTCATCTATGACCAAGGAAAGGCGGGTGACATCCTCCGAACCGTATACGCGCTGAATCGGCTAGCGCGATTAGGGTGA
- a CDS encoding MFS transporter, whose protein sequence is MTNERRADYLVIFVLWLLVFVVASQALIIAPILPRIADQLSAPEAVLGTLITSYAVAVGVFSLIVGPISDHVGRHRILLVGTALLTVSLAAHGLAWDFVSLLAVRGLAGIAGGVLNGAAVAYVGDYFPREQRGWANGWVFSGFAAGQIAGIPLGAILAERLGFRVPFLLFAVLMAVTFVLVWTVVPKPDVQLATGRLSFGSAIDAYATLLRRPEIAAATIVFIVMFMGNALYTTYLPTWLEATLGMSGTAIGAMFFVGGIANVLAGPQAGILSDRVGRKRVIVAASVGIAVVMFATPFLAIAAGVLAVYALFFVVMGLFASRATPFQTMLTELVSGDQRGSLMSLTVGIGQVGSGIGGALAGGAYVAVGYDGTTTIAAGAMVFIVVLVWRYLPETAHIDVPSGTERTEHLHADTATELSCGQTYDAFCGPTAEGGFSLEKTIAYEQARRNADGDVHPNPAEDVTGR, encoded by the coding sequence ATGACTAACGAAAGGAGAGCCGACTATCTCGTCATCTTCGTTCTCTGGCTGTTGGTATTTGTCGTCGCCAGCCAAGCACTCATCATCGCGCCCATCCTTCCGCGAATCGCCGACCAACTTTCGGCTCCCGAGGCCGTCTTGGGTACGCTCATCACCTCCTATGCCGTCGCAGTCGGGGTATTCTCGCTTATCGTCGGCCCGATTTCCGACCACGTCGGTCGCCATCGAATTTTGCTGGTCGGAACCGCCCTGCTAACCGTCTCACTGGCAGCACACGGGTTGGCGTGGGATTTCGTGTCCTTGCTGGCGGTGCGGGGACTCGCTGGCATCGCTGGCGGCGTCCTCAATGGCGCGGCGGTCGCCTACGTCGGCGACTACTTCCCGCGCGAACAGCGTGGCTGGGCGAACGGTTGGGTGTTCAGCGGGTTCGCCGCCGGACAGATCGCCGGGATTCCTCTCGGTGCGATTCTCGCGGAACGACTCGGGTTTCGAGTTCCCTTCCTCCTCTTCGCCGTGCTGATGGCTGTGACCTTCGTCCTCGTCTGGACGGTTGTTCCGAAACCCGACGTGCAGTTGGCGACCGGCCGACTCTCCTTCGGGTCGGCCATCGATGCCTACGCGACCCTTCTCCGTCGTCCGGAGATCGCCGCGGCGACGATCGTGTTCATCGTGATGTTCATGGGCAACGCGCTGTACACGACCTATCTCCCGACGTGGCTCGAAGCCACCCTCGGAATGAGCGGGACGGCGATCGGCGCGATGTTCTTCGTCGGCGGCATCGCCAACGTCCTCGCGGGGCCACAGGCTGGAATCCTCTCCGACCGCGTGGGTCGTAAGCGAGTCATCGTCGCCGCCTCGGTCGGCATCGCGGTCGTCATGTTCGCAACGCCGTTCCTCGCGATTGCGGCCGGAGTCCTCGCGGTGTACGCGCTGTTTTTCGTCGTGATGGGTCTGTTCGCCTCCCGGGCCACACCGTTCCAGACGATGCTCACCGAACTCGTTTCCGGCGACCAGCGTGGGTCTCTGATGAGCCTCACGGTCGGTATCGGACAGGTCGGTTCCGGCATCGGCGGTGCACTCGCGGGAGGGGCCTACGTCGCGGTCGGGTACGACGGCACGACGACGATTGCGGCGGGAGCGATGGTTTTCATCGTCGTTCTCGTTTGGCGATACCTGCCGGAGACGGCACACATCGACGTACCCTCAGGAACTGAACGAACCGAACACCTTCACGCCGACACTGCGACCGAACTCTCATGCGGACAGACGTACGACGCCTTCTGCGGTCCGACCGCGGAAGGGGGCTTTTCGCTCGAAAAGACGATCGCCTATGAACAGGCACGGCGCAACGCAGACGGGGACGTTCATCCCAATCCAGCGGAGGACGTTACCGGGCGCTAA
- a CDS encoding nicotinate phosphoribosyltransferase — protein sequence MVGSEFDDEDPNFGYVTPENVALFTDLYELTMLQGYYRANHTPRATFSLFFRDLPPNRGYVLTAGLEQAIASVESLSFGELALSYLRDRGFEDEFLDELADFEFTGELRALPEGTPVFPNEPILEVTAPIFEAQLFETILLNQVGYQCLVATKAARMREAVERYGDDQSLVDFGCRRSHGTDAGMKAARAAVVGGFDGTSLVSAGETFDIPVYGTMAHSWVQSFENERDSFSTFIEQYGDDPILLVDTYDSVEGARIAMDVANEHDIEVGVRLDSGDLAVLSNEVEAIVGDAPIFVSSSMDEYKIVEFFENGGVATGFGPGTALTTSEDAPSLDLVYKLTEIERDGEMRPSMKLSSGKVTFPGAKSVYRVRSGEGDETYEKDVLALRNEDVAGVEAADDQLVTVFENGNRVIDLPHLDAIADRAGERRRKLPVRCRALHESEEYSVEISDGLRALTDELQAELAAD from the coding sequence ATGGTGGGGAGCGAGTTCGACGACGAGGACCCGAACTTCGGGTACGTCACACCCGAAAACGTGGCACTGTTTACCGACCTCTACGAGTTGACGATGCTGCAGGGGTATTACAGAGCGAATCACACCCCCAGGGCGACGTTCAGCCTCTTCTTTCGCGACCTGCCGCCGAATAGAGGCTACGTTCTCACGGCGGGATTGGAGCAAGCGATCGCCTCCGTGGAATCCCTCTCGTTCGGCGAGCTGGCACTTTCGTATCTCCGTGACAGGGGATTCGAGGATGAGTTTCTCGACGAACTCGCCGATTTCGAGTTCACCGGCGAACTGCGGGCGCTTCCGGAGGGGACGCCGGTGTTTCCGAACGAACCGATTCTGGAGGTGACCGCCCCGATTTTCGAAGCGCAGCTGTTCGAGACGATTCTGTTGAACCAAGTCGGGTATCAGTGCCTCGTCGCGACGAAGGCGGCACGAATGCGCGAAGCTGTCGAACGCTACGGCGACGACCAGTCGCTCGTCGATTTCGGCTGTCGGCGATCCCACGGCACCGACGCCGGAATGAAAGCCGCTCGTGCCGCCGTCGTCGGTGGCTTCGACGGCACTTCGCTCGTTTCTGCGGGGGAAACGTTCGATATCCCCGTTTATGGCACGATGGCCCACTCGTGGGTTCAGAGCTTCGAAAACGAGCGTGACTCGTTTTCGACCTTCATCGAACAGTACGGCGATGACCCGATTTTGTTGGTCGATACGTACGACTCCGTCGAGGGGGCTCGAATCGCGATGGACGTCGCTAACGAACACGATATCGAGGTCGGCGTGCGCCTCGATTCGGGCGACCTCGCCGTGCTCTCGAACGAAGTCGAAGCGATCGTCGGCGATGCGCCGATCTTCGTCTCCTCGAGCATGGATGAGTACAAAATCGTCGAATTCTTCGAAAACGGCGGCGTGGCGACCGGGTTTGGTCCCGGTACAGCACTGACGACGAGCGAGGACGCGCCTTCACTCGACCTCGTGTACAAACTCACCGAAATCGAACGCGACGGCGAGATGCGCCCGAGCATGAAACTTTCGTCCGGCAAAGTCACCTTCCCCGGCGCGAAGAGCGTCTATCGAGTCCGGAGCGGAGAGGGTGACGAAACGTACGAAAAGGACGTTCTCGCGCTGCGAAACGAAGACGTTGCTGGAGTAGAAGCGGCAGACGACCAGCTGGTGACGGTCTTCGAAAACGGAAATCGAGTGATCGACCTACCGCATCTCGATGCGATTGCGGATCGAGCGGGGGAACGACGCCGAAAACTCCCTGTGCGATGTCGCGCCCTGCACGAATCGGAGGAGTATTCGGTAGAAATCAGCGACGGACTCCGAGCGTTGACGGACGAATTGCAGGCGGAACTGGCGGCTGACTAG
- a CDS encoding alpha,alpha-trehalose-phosphate synthase (UDP-forming) translates to MRNYYYGYSNQVLWPLCHSDTAKVTQEARYWRQYRETNRQFADAIVERTDPSNAVVWFQDYHFALAPRYVREQSSDAFCMQFWHIPWPSWDVFQSCPQYEALLDGLLANDLLGFHLDRYCRNFLDCVAQTLDADVDRTRGHIDYDGRTIRVSAFPLGIDTEERRTLAESDEADEQWRSLRETYPLPNEGGILLGVDRLDYTKGIEQRLAALEHLWEWYPSCREQLTYVQKVTESRSQIDEYQRVQANVEEQVERINDRFGTPTWQPVVSIDDHLPQSALAALYRESDICLVSSLRDGMNLVAKEFVASQIAEPGVLVLSELVGAHEELGESALTVHPNDTEAFATTVEQARTMDQSERSDRMRRLRAQVETNDIERWKRDVLRSASEMLTQRENV, encoded by the coding sequence GTGCGAAACTACTACTACGGGTACAGCAACCAAGTGCTGTGGCCGCTGTGTCATTCCGACACGGCGAAAGTAACGCAGGAGGCACGATACTGGCGACAGTATCGGGAGACGAATCGACAGTTCGCGGACGCGATCGTGGAGCGAACCGATCCGTCGAACGCCGTCGTTTGGTTTCAAGACTACCACTTCGCGCTCGCACCGAGATACGTGCGCGAGCAGTCGTCCGATGCGTTCTGCATGCAGTTTTGGCATATTCCGTGGCCATCGTGGGACGTGTTCCAGAGCTGTCCGCAGTACGAAGCGCTGCTCGATGGACTGCTGGCCAACGACCTCCTCGGCTTCCATCTCGATCGATACTGTCGGAACTTCCTCGACTGCGTTGCACAGACGCTCGACGCCGACGTGGACCGAACCCGCGGCCACATCGACTACGACGGTCGGACGATTCGTGTCTCGGCATTCCCCCTCGGTATCGATACCGAAGAACGACGGACGCTCGCCGAGTCCGACGAGGCGGACGAACAGTGGAGGTCTCTCCGAGAGACCTATCCGCTTCCTAATGAGGGAGGGATCCTTCTCGGCGTTGATAGGCTCGATTACACGAAAGGAATCGAACAGCGACTCGCCGCGCTCGAACATCTATGGGAATGGTATCCCAGCTGTCGGGAGCAACTCACGTACGTACAGAAAGTGACCGAAAGCCGGAGCCAAATCGACGAATATCAGCGCGTACAAGCGAACGTCGAGGAACAGGTCGAACGAATCAACGACCGGTTCGGAACGCCGACGTGGCAACCGGTCGTCTCGATAGACGACCACCTGCCGCAATCGGCGCTGGCCGCACTGTATCGGGAGTCCGATATCTGCCTCGTAAGCTCGCTCCGGGACGGGATGAATCTCGTGGCGAAGGAGTTCGTCGCCTCACAAATCGCCGAGCCGGGTGTGTTGGTACTGAGCGAACTCGTCGGTGCACACGAGGAACTCGGGGAGTCAGCGTTGACGGTTCACCCGAACGATACCGAAGCGTTCGCGACGACCGTCGAACAGGCACGAACGATGGACCAATCGGAGCGGTCGGACCGAATGCGTCGGCTCCGAGCGCAGGTCGAAACGAACGATATCGAGCGATGGAAACGCGACGTACTTCGTTCGGCGAGCGAAATGCTCACCCAACGCGAGAACGTCTAG
- a CDS encoding gamma carbonic anhydrase family protein has translation MARTYGFEGEEPSIHEDAHVSRETTLVGDVHIDADASVWPGVVCRGDISPVRIGRESHIGDNAVLHASVVGDRVMVGHGAVLNDAEVRDGALVGFNATINSDVRVGERSIVASGTVTPEAFEIPPESFVRGVPAQVTPLAETAIDPEETFEAYSSGAYTDLAERHGELFE, from the coding sequence ATGGCTCGAACGTATGGGTTTGAGGGGGAAGAACCATCCATCCACGAGGACGCTCACGTCAGTCGGGAGACGACGCTCGTCGGAGACGTGCATATCGACGCTGACGCGAGCGTTTGGCCCGGCGTGGTTTGCAGGGGAGATATTTCGCCGGTGCGAATCGGCCGGGAGTCACACATCGGGGACAACGCCGTCCTACACGCCTCGGTCGTCGGCGACCGGGTGATGGTCGGTCACGGCGCGGTCCTCAACGACGCGGAAGTCAGGGACGGCGCACTCGTCGGGTTCAACGCGACGATAAACAGCGACGTTCGAGTTGGAGAACGAAGCATCGTCGCGTCGGGAACCGTGACACCGGAAGCGTTCGAAATCCCGCCGGAATCGTTCGTTCGCGGGGTACCGGCACAGGTCACGCCACTCGCCGAGACGGCAATCGACCCCGAGGAAACCTTCGAAGCCTACTCCTCCGGTGCCTATACCGACCTCGCGGAACGCCACGGCGAACTGTTCGAATAG
- a CDS encoding NmrA/HSCARG family protein, whose product MGATGQQGGAVTRHLLERGIEVHALTRDEHSDPARELDELGATLVEGDLRDKESLHDAVREGDVDAVYGVTTWVEGPDAEVEQGTNLGEAAAEHGVDQFVFSSVWGADADSGVPFFDSKHTIERRLANLDLSLTIVRPVFFMQNIERMRDDIMNETLAMALEPRVPLYMIDVDDIGAFVAEAFHDRNRHVGKTFDLAGDELTMSAMAIRLSASIGIDVMTDHIPIEAVEERAGKGYASMYRWFNRNEAPIDIAKLRTNHGVDFTTFEDYLRTHDWGE is encoded by the coding sequence GTGGGGGCAACGGGACAACAAGGAGGGGCAGTCACGAGACACCTCTTGGAGCGCGGTATCGAAGTTCACGCACTGACGCGGGACGAGCACAGCGACCCGGCGCGCGAACTGGACGAGTTGGGCGCGACGCTCGTCGAGGGCGACCTTCGCGATAAGGAGTCGCTTCACGACGCGGTTCGGGAGGGAGACGTGGACGCGGTGTACGGCGTGACGACGTGGGTGGAGGGACCCGACGCGGAAGTCGAACAGGGAACGAACCTCGGCGAAGCGGCCGCGGAACACGGAGTCGATCAGTTCGTCTTCAGTTCGGTGTGGGGTGCGGACGCGGACAGCGGCGTCCCGTTTTTCGACTCCAAACACACCATCGAGCGACGATTGGCTAATCTCGACCTGTCGCTCACCATCGTTCGGCCGGTGTTTTTCATGCAGAACATAGAACGAATGCGCGACGATATCATGAACGAGACGCTCGCGATGGCGCTCGAACCCCGCGTCCCGCTCTACATGATCGATGTGGACGACATCGGCGCGTTCGTCGCGGAAGCGTTCCACGACCGAAACCGGCACGTCGGGAAGACGTTCGACCTCGCGGGCGACGAACTCACGATGTCGGCGATGGCGATTCGACTGTCGGCGAGCATCGGCATCGACGTGATGACCGACCACATTCCGATCGAAGCGGTCGAAGAACGGGCAGGCAAAGGGTACGCTTCGATGTATCGGTGGTTCAATCGAAACGAGGCACCCATCGACATCGCGAAGCTACGAACGAATCACGGGGTCGATTTCACGACGTTCGAGGACTATCTCCGGACGCACGACTGGGGCGAGTAG
- the rbcL gene encoding type III ribulose-bisphosphate carboxylase: MPGITYEDFLNLDYTPADTELVCTFHIDPAKDMDMEAAASRVASESSNGTWAELQVEGGITDLSATTFDIDGNTIRVAYPDELFEDGNMAQVLSCIAGNIMGMKAVDRIRLLDCAWPEPLTTSFPGPQFGSDVRNDIFDAGDRPITATVPKPKVGLSTDQHAKIGYEAWLGGLDLLKDDENLTDQAFNPFQDRLTESLSYRDDAQDETGEKKSYLINITADANTMLERADMVAEQGCEYVMVDVVTTGWAAVQAVRERCEELGLAIHAHRAMHAAFDRLEDHGVSMRVLAQITRLCGADQLHTGTADLGKLANEDTEGINEWLYSDLYGMNDVLPVASGGLHPGLVPELIEREGTNIAIQAGGGVHGHPDGTRAGAAALRQAVDASVAAIPIQEYAEDHPELKTALDKWGTETPR, translated from the coding sequence ATGCCGGGAATCACATACGAAGACTTCCTGAACCTGGACTACACCCCCGCCGACACCGAACTCGTCTGCACCTTCCACATCGACCCCGCCAAGGACATGGATATGGAGGCCGCCGCGTCACGCGTTGCCAGCGAGAGTTCCAACGGAACGTGGGCGGAACTACAGGTCGAAGGTGGTATCACCGATCTGAGCGCCACGACCTTCGACATCGACGGGAACACGATTCGAGTCGCTTACCCCGACGAACTGTTCGAGGACGGCAACATGGCCCAGGTGCTCTCGTGCATCGCGGGCAACATCATGGGGATGAAGGCGGTGGACCGCATCCGTCTGCTCGATTGTGCGTGGCCCGAACCCCTCACAACGTCGTTCCCCGGTCCGCAGTTCGGAAGCGACGTGCGAAACGATATTTTCGACGCGGGTGACCGACCCATCACCGCGACGGTGCCGAAACCGAAAGTCGGTCTCTCGACGGACCAGCACGCGAAAATCGGCTACGAGGCGTGGCTGGGCGGCCTCGACCTCCTCAAGGACGACGAGAACCTGACCGACCAAGCGTTCAATCCGTTCCAGGACCGTCTCACGGAGAGCCTCTCCTACCGCGACGATGCACAGGACGAAACGGGGGAGAAAAAGAGCTACCTGATCAACATCACTGCCGACGCGAACACCATGCTCGAACGCGCCGACATGGTGGCCGAACAGGGCTGTGAATACGTGATGGTGGACGTGGTCACGACCGGGTGGGCCGCCGTGCAAGCCGTCCGCGAACGCTGTGAGGAACTCGGCCTCGCGATTCACGCCCATCGCGCGATGCACGCCGCGTTCGACCGTCTCGAAGACCACGGCGTCTCGATGCGCGTTCTCGCACAGATCACCCGACTCTGCGGTGCTGACCAGCTTCACACGGGTACCGCAGACCTCGGCAAACTCGCAAACGAGGACACGGAAGGCATCAACGAGTGGCTCTACTCCGACCTCTACGGCATGAACGACGTGCTCCCCGTCGCCTCCGGCGGCCTCCACCCCGGACTCGTCCCCGAACTCATCGAGCGCGAGGGGACGAACATCGCCATTCAGGCGGGTGGCGGCGTCCACGGTCACCCCGACGGAACCCGAGCAGGTGCAGCGGCCCTCCGGCAAGCGGTCGATGCTTCGGTCGCAGCCATCCCCATCCAGGAGTACGCCGAAGACCACCCCGAACTGAAAACCGCGCTGGACAAGTGGGGAACTGAAACGCCACGATAG